The Mesobacillus jeotgali genome window below encodes:
- a CDS encoding hemolysin family protein, protein MGTEIVILLILIVLNAFFAASEIALISLNDNKIKLMAESGDRKAQMLHNLTSEPSRFLATIQIGITLAGFLASAFAAESFAGRMAVLLSEMGVPLSQSMLELVSVVTITLVLSYFTLVLGELVPKRLALQKAEPIAMFAAAPLTVLSKISSPFVKLLTLSTNGIVRLFGVDPNADEENVTEEEIRMMVDVGMEKGTIQDTEKEMINNIFEFDNKTISDIMTHRTNIVALSVDTSLKDTVAIVNREKYTRMPVYEGSIDHIIGILHTKDLIPFIECGDQEVFDLRSMLREPSFVLESMHLDQLFKVMQQSNLHMAVAIDEYGGTDGIVTIEDLIEEIVGNIFDEHDEPELDAAEIVQVDTNQYVMDGTLNLYEVEDALKIELPSEEYDTLSGFVLGQLGYIPAADEHPEVEYQDIVFAVAEMDDRRIARVNIRIKDSAAATE, encoded by the coding sequence TTGGGAACGGAGATAGTCATATTATTGATCCTGATAGTTTTGAACGCTTTTTTTGCGGCATCAGAGATCGCGCTGATTTCTTTGAATGACAATAAAATAAAATTAATGGCTGAAAGCGGTGACCGCAAAGCGCAAATGCTCCACAATCTGACATCTGAACCAAGCCGGTTCCTGGCGACAATCCAGATTGGCATCACACTTGCCGGGTTCCTGGCGAGTGCGTTCGCAGCTGAAAGCTTTGCCGGAAGGATGGCAGTATTGTTAAGCGAAATGGGCGTGCCGCTTTCCCAAAGCATGCTTGAATTAGTGTCTGTCGTAACGATCACATTGGTGCTGTCTTATTTTACCCTTGTACTTGGAGAATTGGTCCCGAAGCGGCTTGCGCTGCAAAAGGCAGAACCGATTGCGATGTTCGCCGCTGCTCCTTTGACGGTATTATCCAAGATTTCATCTCCATTTGTTAAGTTATTGACGTTATCGACGAACGGAATCGTCCGATTGTTTGGAGTCGATCCAAATGCGGATGAAGAGAATGTGACAGAGGAAGAAATCCGCATGATGGTCGATGTGGGCATGGAAAAAGGAACGATTCAGGATACAGAGAAAGAGATGATCAACAACATCTTTGAATTCGATAATAAGACGATCTCTGATATCATGACACACAGGACCAACATTGTCGCTCTTTCTGTTGATACCAGCCTGAAAGATACGGTTGCCATCGTCAACAGGGAAAAGTACACAAGAATGCCTGTGTATGAAGGAAGTATCGACCATATCATTGGAATCCTTCATACTAAGGATTTGATTCCGTTCATTGAATGTGGTGATCAAGAAGTATTTGACCTTAGAAGCATGCTTCGCGAACCAAGCTTTGTCCTGGAATCCATGCATCTTGATCAGTTATTCAAGGTAATGCAGCAGAGCAATCTCCATATGGCGGTTGCGATCGATGAATATGGCGGAACGGATGGAATTGTGACGATTGAGGACTTGATTGAGGAAATCGTCGGCAATATTTTCGATGAGCATGATGAGCCGGAGCTTGACGCCGCTGAAATTGTCCAGGTAGACACTAACCAATATGTGATGGATGGTACGCTTAATTTATATGAAGTAGAGGATGCTCTAAAAATAGAACTCCCAAGCGAAGAATATGATACATTAAGCGGATTTGTCCTTGGGCAGCTTGGATATATCCCCGCCGCGGATGAACATCCAGAGGTTGAATATCAGGATATCGTGTTTGCCGTTGCGGAAATGGACGACAGAAGAATTGCTCGTGTTAACATTAGAATAAAAGACTCTGCAGCAGCAACTGAATAG
- a CDS encoding ABC transporter ATP-binding protein: MSAEVLSITGLTKSYGSKEVLRGIDLKVNRGEIIGYIGPNGAGKSTTVKLMLGLEEGYSGKIEIFGEDIVGQGERYKQRIGYIPETSEMYDSLTAQEYLTFVAELYGMDYDDADRKAEQLFDVFGLRDVYHSRISSFSKGMRQKTLIVSSFLHNPDLLFLDEPLTGLDANSVMVFKEILARFAAEGKTIFYSSHIMDVVEKISNRIVLLHGGHIVANGSFEELKTQSQAGSLENIFNQMTGFHEHENRAAEFVSIVREG, from the coding sequence ATGTCTGCGGAGGTATTATCAATCACCGGCCTGACTAAGTCTTATGGCAGCAAAGAGGTGCTGAGAGGGATTGATTTAAAGGTTAATAGAGGAGAAATCATTGGATATATAGGGCCGAATGGCGCGGGTAAAAGCACGACGGTAAAACTGATGCTTGGGCTTGAAGAAGGATATTCCGGGAAGATTGAGATTTTCGGGGAGGATATCGTTGGACAGGGTGAACGCTATAAGCAGAGAATCGGTTATATTCCCGAGACGTCGGAAATGTATGATTCGCTAACGGCCCAGGAGTATTTGACGTTCGTGGCCGAGCTTTACGGGATGGATTATGACGATGCGGACCGGAAAGCGGAGCAGCTGTTTGATGTGTTTGGCCTTCGTGATGTCTACCATTCGCGGATCTCTTCTTTTTCGAAAGGGATGAGGCAGAAGACGCTGATTGTTTCGAGCTTTCTGCATAATCCGGATCTCCTGTTCCTGGATGAACCGTTGACGGGTCTGGATGCGAATAGTGTGATGGTGTTCAAAGAAATCCTTGCACGGTTCGCAGCTGAGGGGAAGACGATTTTTTATTCTTCCCATATCATGGATGTCGTCGAGAAGATCAGCAACCGGATTGTCCTGCTGCATGGAGGCCATATCGTGGCAAATGGGAGTTTCGAAGAATTGAAGACTCAGAGCCAGGCAGGTTCGCTCGAGAATATTTTCAACCAGATGACCGGTTTTCATGAGCATGAGAACCGTGCCGCTGAATTTGTATCCATTGTCAGGGAGGGATGA
- a CDS encoding class I SAM-dependent methyltransferase, translating into MSIEIIEQNKKSWNTVAHHFNGKDALPSYGPFAQREEELGLFGELSNKKVLDIGCGSGHSLAYMAEKGASELWGVDLSEAQINTARETLKEVKNNLFCAPMESDIGLPKKYFDVVYSIYAIGWTTDLAATFQLIHSYLKPGGSFIFSWDHPLYAHLKSQNGEIHLDGSYQNEGVTQYENFKGEEAPVVIPKRKMATYINELIKAGFTIESVIESDVSSGFDGVDEEISDRYYSLYKARRFPTTMIIKSIKG; encoded by the coding sequence TTGTCGATTGAGATTATAGAACAAAACAAAAAGAGCTGGAATACAGTAGCACATCATTTTAACGGGAAGGATGCCTTGCCAAGTTACGGTCCTTTTGCGCAACGTGAAGAGGAGTTAGGGTTGTTTGGTGAACTGAGCAATAAAAAGGTCCTTGATATTGGATGTGGAAGCGGGCATTCACTTGCCTATATGGCGGAAAAGGGTGCGAGTGAACTTTGGGGAGTTGATTTGTCGGAAGCCCAAATCAATACAGCAAGAGAAACTCTTAAAGAGGTAAAAAACAACTTATTCTGTGCCCCAATGGAGTCAGATATTGGACTGCCAAAAAAGTACTTTGACGTGGTCTACTCTATTTATGCCATTGGCTGGACAACTGACCTTGCTGCTACGTTTCAATTGATCCATTCCTATTTGAAGCCAGGCGGCTCCTTTATATTCAGCTGGGATCATCCATTATACGCTCATTTGAAAAGCCAGAATGGTGAAATTCATCTTGATGGGTCCTATCAGAATGAAGGGGTCACGCAGTACGAAAATTTTAAAGGCGAAGAAGCACCAGTCGTCATCCCTAAAAGGAAGATGGCCACCTACATAAATGAATTGATTAAAGCAGGTTTTACGATAGAGTCAGTGATTGAAAGTGATGTTTCATCTGGATTTGATGGCGTGGATGAGGAAATATCAGATCGTTACTATTCTTTGTATAAGGCTAGGAGATTTCCGACAACGATGATCATTAAATCCATCAAAGGGTGA
- a CDS encoding TerC family protein: protein MELTILFEYGWVLLLLIALEGLLAADNALVLAIMVKHLPEEQRKKALFYGLAGAFVFRFGSLFIISFLVDVWQVQAIGALYLLFIAINHIVRKLYFKKLEDENKADEKKKSGFWATVFKVELADIAFAVDSILAAVALAMTLPNTNLPAIGGMDGGKFLVIFAGGLIGLIIMRFAANLFVKLLQSRPGLEIAAFAIVGWVGVKLAVLTLGHKDIGVISYEFAHSVEWKLFFYTVLIGIAATGWFMSKEKTVKQAA from the coding sequence TTGGAACTGACGATTTTATTTGAGTATGGCTGGGTATTGTTATTACTGATTGCTTTAGAAGGGTTGCTGGCAGCCGATAATGCTTTAGTATTGGCGATCATGGTCAAACACCTTCCGGAAGAGCAGCGGAAAAAGGCGCTTTTCTATGGTCTGGCCGGGGCTTTTGTTTTCCGCTTTGGGTCTCTATTCATCATTTCTTTTCTCGTCGATGTCTGGCAGGTGCAGGCAATCGGGGCTCTATACTTGTTGTTCATTGCCATCAATCACATAGTCAGGAAGCTTTATTTCAAGAAATTGGAAGATGAAAATAAAGCGGATGAGAAAAAGAAATCAGGTTTCTGGGCAACTGTTTTTAAGGTAGAGCTTGCAGATATCGCGTTTGCAGTCGATTCAATCCTGGCAGCTGTGGCACTCGCGATGACGCTGCCGAACACAAACCTGCCTGCGATTGGCGGGATGGATGGAGGCAAGTTCCTCGTCATTTTCGCCGGGGGCCTGATCGGGTTGATCATCATGCGTTTCGCAGCCAACCTGTTTGTAAAACTGCTTCAGTCAAGACCTGGCCTTGAGATTGCTGCGTTTGCAATTGTTGGCTGGGTAGGCGTCAAACTGGCTGTATTGACACTGGGGCATAAGGATATTGGAGTCATTTCCTACGAATTCGCGCATTCTGTTGAATGGAAGCTGTTCTTCTACACTGTCCTCATCGGCATTGCAGCTACTGGCTGGTTCATGTCGAAGGAAAAAACAGTAAAGCAGGCTGCTTAA
- a CDS encoding TIGR02206 family membrane protein has product MFSVSGMQGFELFSAEHLITLGIFFGVCLGLVLFRNQIRPHKNVLKWMIFWTLVACQVSHQLWLILTGQWQIGDLPLHMCSMSSFLAMYLFLKKSVKGFYVLYFIGSLPAILAMVTPEMSYTFPHFDYIEYFLNHSAIPIAVLYFILFEGYRVPRKAILFTYLVVNIVAVPIFLFNLLFDTNFFYLASPTEAKTILSFFGSGIMYYLNLEAAALIVFSITYMPMWQLIKVENRKKLISTYEQ; this is encoded by the coding sequence ATGTTTTCTGTTTCGGGAATGCAGGGTTTTGAGTTGTTTTCTGCTGAGCATTTGATTACTCTTGGGATTTTCTTTGGGGTTTGTCTTGGATTGGTGTTATTCAGAAATCAAATCAGGCCGCATAAAAATGTTTTGAAATGGATGATCTTTTGGACTCTGGTGGCATGCCAGGTTTCGCACCAGCTTTGGCTCATCCTGACCGGGCAATGGCAAATTGGCGACCTTCCTTTGCATATGTGCTCGATGAGTTCCTTCCTTGCGATGTACTTGTTTTTAAAGAAGAGTGTAAAAGGTTTTTATGTGCTCTACTTCATAGGCAGTTTGCCAGCGATCTTAGCCATGGTTACACCTGAAATGTCTTATACCTTTCCTCATTTCGACTATATCGAATACTTCCTCAATCACTCAGCCATTCCGATTGCCGTATTGTATTTCATCCTTTTTGAAGGCTACAGAGTTCCCCGCAAAGCCATTCTTTTCACTTATCTAGTAGTGAACATCGTTGCCGTCCCAATCTTCCTTTTCAATTTACTGTTTGATACGAATTTCTTTTACCTGGCGAGTCCAACAGAAGCGAAGACCATCCTGAGCTTTTTTGGCAGCGGGATCATGTATTACTTGAATCTTGAAGCTGCGGCACTCATCGTTTTCAGTATTACCTATATGCCGATGTGGCAGCTGATTAAAGTGGAAAATCGTAAAAAGTTAATCAGCACCTACGAGCAGTAA
- a CDS encoding sulfite exporter TauE/SafE family protein produces MDYVILFFIGILATTIGTLAGGGGLISLPSMLVLGIPVHSAIAANKVSNTVSSFTSFYHLYREKKITFKESFWIIPVSLIGGVSGGFIASKISSEDMYVVAIGLLVFAFLASFLGKGSMSGDQPLKPSGKSVPGLYAIGIYDGLFGPGQGTLMLYLFDHLNIAYIRAVGYVRLATFSSCLGAAITYISTGAVIWPVTLALMLGSVTGAQIGVRIASKLNPNYVKPILRVMTVALVVQIFFEKVL; encoded by the coding sequence ATGGATTATGTCATTCTGTTTTTCATTGGAATTTTAGCGACGACGATTGGAACTCTGGCAGGTGGCGGGGGCTTGATTAGTTTGCCGTCGATGCTCGTACTGGGAATTCCGGTGCATTCGGCGATTGCAGCCAATAAGGTTTCGAATACGGTCAGCTCCTTCACGAGCTTTTATCATCTTTATAGAGAAAAGAAAATCACTTTTAAGGAATCGTTTTGGATTATCCCAGTCAGCCTGATTGGCGGAGTCAGCGGCGGGTTCATTGCTTCGAAAATATCAAGTGAAGACATGTATGTGGTGGCGATTGGCCTGCTGGTTTTTGCTTTCCTCGCCTCATTCCTGGGAAAAGGGAGCATGTCTGGTGATCAGCCATTAAAGCCTTCAGGTAAAAGTGTCCCGGGGTTATATGCAATCGGAATTTATGATGGACTTTTTGGACCAGGACAGGGAACGCTCATGCTGTATTTATTTGACCATTTGAACATCGCTTACATCCGTGCGGTCGGATATGTCCGTCTTGCCACGTTTTCGAGCTGTTTAGGTGCTGCGATTACCTATATATCAACAGGTGCTGTGATTTGGCCAGTGACCCTCGCTTTGATGCTTGGTTCAGTGACAGGAGCGCAAATTGGCGTCAGGATCGCCAGCAAATTGAACCCGAACTATGTCAAACCGATTCTGCGAGTAATGACAGTGGCGCTTGTTGTGCAGATCTTTTTTGAAAAAGTGTTGTAG